The following proteins are encoded in a genomic region of Primulina huaijiensis isolate GDHJ02 chromosome 3, ASM1229523v2, whole genome shotgun sequence:
- the LOC140973109 gene encoding uncharacterized protein isoform X7, which translates to MANPGSKFVSANLNKSYGQQQQQFNGGGGGYQGQASAAGWGRGGGGMLVLSKNRGSAQKAGSKLSVPPPLNLPSLRKEHERFDTSSPSRGIAPGSGAKSSSSRVGWTKPVSVAALSEKNESNAHVPLADVLEAKDGISRGTGSYVPPSARSNGLGLLGSSSGSVSRDFVPSTQKTMVLRGEDFPSLQAAKPVSSEASQKQKESLNQKQKHIVGEELNQKKRDVYHSSSFVNAQPSGQPSWNSTRNLSVEKSGEGRGIGRGRLAAQTSKEDEYFTSPLPLVRLNPRSDWADDERDTSHGFTERGRDAGYSKIDSYWDGNLDLLRPSFLAHKVAQSPYDGWGQRCNEAAGFDERDIFSGGLVGVIRKKRDAAKSTDFHDPIRESFQAELERVQKMQELERQRIIVEQEKALELARREEEDRQQRIREEEERQRRVEEEAREAAWRVEHERVEAIRIAEEHRIAREEEMRRIYMEEERRKQAAKQKLLDLEAKIAKREAQASTAARGNISAPNMVNDEQLEASVKEKDFSRTLDTWEDGERMVDKLTTSASFDPFAPSRPYEMSWRPYPPSEGSSNFFDGGKGIIRRDAFENGASFFPSALDQEIDHYSPRRDAFGGGRAASRAYSNVRARNSMRQPRVLPPPSLNSSQRAPFERPNDRSGPLAVLGDEIRYTNFARSLPIGQTFYDGSNQKGLELPEVEVKNITPEDHIQNNKSRCDSQSSLSVSSPPNSPPQLSHDELDGFEDSPVKAGIAEVKGNILSQSGSVVLNGKSGTGASVSGFSSEDEEWTIENDDTLQHQEEYDEDEDGYTAEDEVRDGDDENHELNEKFEVLEFEETEPSDMVDNVVLGFDEGVEVVLPSDDFESSSRTQDRTYGIPDISGNAGEKRGLVDEVPAEEQGLLNVNDMSDISANSSSVKIKESDLILESSIGQSVDASYSCRLDLLDCVDSLGSTGLPVQQSVTCSGDATAAVGQTSISSISSAGSPTDLPVKLQFGLFSGPSLIPSPVPAIQIGSIQMPLHIHLPLGQSFTCMDPSQPPVFQFGQMQYTSPISQGILPMPPQSMSFIKPNMQAQFNLNQRAGDSMYNQPARDVSSQNVAEFELNKLPGLVSGLPEQSHGSLSMGINSVLEADSRADHNIGRMTFVSSATDKEMKSKSLPRMEEEGDYGLAPKNYSPSSEEKESESQMKIMQQPVQAASRHKIFSGPRRLDRFYGGRRNNNSYILRHADTRSSFTTHGMPANSTGFPRRSQRTAQHTEFRIRENIGRGKGPLMVSFKDSDLDDNPSYTGKAMGDFRRSWSKRGTISNRPLKHRTKVEVSDNIDSQVVNPGDMVAKEMGKNVSFKSRNISYPSEANLPKKVSEDVDAPLLKGIVRVYEQPGIEAPSDEDDFIEVRSKRQMLNDRRDQREKEIKAKSITTKREKIKAKSHTTQQPPCKLHAPKPNSIVSGGTSKLAMPYENQESCLDVTVSESHQLAHDEVSTGFATSVFQPLAPIGTPINSVSSGEKGCESKNNGTNQIQLSSTSWSTSGINQQTKLEEAMKPMRYNSHNSIVGDHSSTASNAILPTKSISAKEKTFSSGACPINSLLAGEKIQFGAVTSPSVLPPSSRAVSHGIVAPGSNRNDVPISRNFSVAENGSSLFFGKENHSTDGCVPLQDCEAEASASASASASASAIYVDDLVRNGLGLLSAANVPDTKTFTGPDIDVITTGVIGGQQLVNESKGEELLTVSLPADLSVETTQISVWSPLPSSSGQMPSHFSSGPSHLPFYEVNPMLGSPLLAFGPHEESSGSLSHPQRSTAPSSGPIGNWQQWHSDVDSFYNPPAGCRLINQSGGIPGVQGGPHMVVYNHFAPVGQFGQYGQFGLSFMGTTFIPSGQTSTSVQVNDGDIHSINTTSTEHNASNMMAPIRHLAPGSPLMPMASPLPMFNLSPFQSAPDMSVQAQWGHIPISNGSVSTTLQPQVEAEFPSQVNHGHSVDHPVNVSMFAEPQIQTTSDNVPSFSVATESNMAPFSAELGLVDSMRSPGVVASGQSMVIHSSSYADNAESGEAGTPPEDSLGNHSSKHRNTSSVKTQILQKNLPIQQVKPAGHSHQRGGVAHRNNAGNEWSHRRTGFHGRSHSSGVDRGFPASKIKQIYVAKT; encoded by the exons ATGGCCAACCCTGGCTCCAAGTTTGTGTCAGCAAATCTGAACAAGTCTTAtgggcagcagcagcagcagtttaatggtggtggtggaggctATCAAGGGCAGGCTTCCGCTGCTGGGTGGGGCCGTGGTGGTGGAGGAATGCTGGTTCTGTCCAAGAACCGGGGCAGCGCTCAGAAGGCTGGTTCGAAGCTATCTGTTCCACCCCCCTTAAATTTGCCCTCCTTGAGGAAAGAACACGAGAGATTCGATACGTCCAGCCCCAGTCGTGGTATTGCTCCTGGTAGTGGAGCGAAGTCTTCTTCATCGCGTGTGGGCTGGACCAAACCGGTATCTGTTGCTGCCTTGTCCGAGAAGAATGAGAGCAATGCTCATGTTCCCTTGGCTGATGTGCTGGAAGCTAAGGATGGGATAAGCCGGGGCACTGGTTCTTATGTCCCTCCTTCAGCTCGTTCTAATGGGTTAGGACTTTTGGGTTCCAGTTCTGGTTCTGTCTCTCGGGATTTTGTACCTTCTACCCAGAAAACTATGGTTTTAAGAGGTGAGGATTTTCCATCTCTGCAGGCTGCGAAGCCCGTCTCTTCTGAGGCATCCCAGAAGCAAAAGGAATCTTTGAACCAGAAACAAAAGCATATCGTAGGTGAGGAATTGAATCAGAAGAAGAGAGACGTCTATCATTCGAGTTCGTTCGTTAATGCACAGCCTTCAGGGCAGCCTTCATGGAATTCTACCAGAAATTTGTCGGTAGAGAAGAGTGGTGAGGGCCGTGGGATAGGTAGGGGGCGACTGGCTGCTCAAACTAGTAAAGAGGATGAGTATTTTACTTCTCCACTACCACTAGTTCGCTTGAATCCAAGGTCAGACTGGGCAGATGATGAGCGTGACACAAGTCACGGGTTTACGGAACGTGGAAGAGATGCTGGATATTCGAAGATTGATAGTTATTGGGATGGGAATCTTGACTTACTCAGGCCGAGCTTTTTAGCTCATAAAGTAGCTCAGAGTCCATATGACGGATGGGGTCAACGATGCAATGAAGCTGCAGGTTTTGATGAAAGGGATATATTTTCAGGTGGCCTTGTTGGTGTTATTAGAAAGAAAAGAGATGCTGCAAAATCAACTGATTTTCACGATCCTATTAGAGAATCTTTTCAAGCAGAACTTGAAAGAGTTCAGAAAATGCAAGAGCTTGAAAGGCAGAGAATCATCGTAGAACAAGAAAAAGCTTTGGAGCTAGCTAGAAGAGAGGAGGAGGATAGACAACAAAGGATTAGGGAAGAGGAGGAACGGCAACGAAGGGTGGAAGAGGAAGCCCGAGAAGCTGCATGGAGAGTAGAACATGAGCGAGTAGAGGCAATTCGAATAGCAGAAGAGCACAGAATTGCCAGAGAGGAGGAAATGAGAAGAATTTATATGGAAGAAGAGAGAAGGAAGCAAGCTGCCAAACAGAAGCTTCTGGATTTGGAAGCTAAGATAGCTAAGAGGGAGGCCCAAGCGTCTACGGCTGCCAGGGGTAACATATCTGCACCTAACATGGTTAATGATGAACAACTAGAGGCTTCAGTTAAGGAAAAAGATTTCTCCAGGACTTTGGATACTTGGGAAGATGGTGAGAGAATGGTCGATAAGTTGACAACTTCAGCTTCATTCGATCCATTTGCTCCTAGCAGGCCTTACGAGATGAGCTGGAGACCTTACCCTCCTAGTGAGGGTTCCTCGAACTTTTTTGATGGGGGAAAAGGTATAATTCGAAGAGATGCTTTTGAAAATGGTGCTAGCTTCTTTCCGTCAGCGTTGGATCAGGAGATTGATCATTACAGTCCAAGAAGAGATGCATTTGGTGGTGGCAGAGCAGCGTCAAGGGCTTATTCTAATGTGAGGGCAAGGAATTCCATGAGACAGCCTCGTGTTCTTCCTCCTCCCTCACTTAATTCATCTCAGAGGGCTCCTTTTGAGCGACCTAATGACCGTTCTGGCCCCTTGGCTGTCCTCGGCGATGAAATTCGTTATACCAATTTTGCAAGAAGTTTACCAATTGGGCAAACATTTTATGACGGTAGTAATCAAAAGGGTCTTGAACTGCCTGAAGTGGAGGTTAAAAATATAACCCCTGAGGACCACATTCAAAACAATAAATCAAGGTGTGATTCACAATCTTCATTATCTGTTTCAAGCCCTCCAAATTCTCCTCCTCAGCTGTCCCATGATGAGTTGGATGGATTTGAAGATTCTCCAGTAAAAGCTGGTATAGCAGAAGTGAAAGGTAATATTTTATCTCAGAGTGGATCTGTTGTCTTGAATGGTAAATCTGGCACTGGGGCATCGGTTTCTGGTTTTTCTAGCGAGGATGAAGAATGGACTATTGAAAATGATGACACACTGCAACATCAAGAAGAATATGATGAGGATGAAGATGGCTACACAGCAGAAGATGAAGTGCGTGATGGCGATGACGAGAATCATGAGCTGAATGAAAAGTTTGAAGTCCTTGAATTCGAAGAAACAGAGCCATCTGATATGGTGGATAATGTGGTCTTAGGCTTTGACGAGGGTGTCGAAGTGGTACTACCGAGTGATGACTTTGAAAGTAGCTCAAGGACCCAAGATAGAACATATGGAATCCCCGACATTTCAGGTAATGCAGGGGAGAAAAGAGGACTAGTTGATGAGGTTCCTGCTGAAGAACAGGGCCTTCTGAATGTAAATGACATGTCTGATATAAGTGCAAATAGCTCCTCTGTTAAGATCAAAGAAAGTGACTTGATATTGGAAAGTTCTATTGGTCAATCTGTTGATGCTTCCTATTCCTGCAGATTAGATCTTTTAGACTGCGTTGATTCCTTGGGTAGCACTGGCTTACCTGTGCAGCAATCAGTCACATGCTCAGGCGATGCCACAGCAGCTGTTGGCCAGACTAGTATATCATCTATATCTTCTGCAGGAAGCCCGACTGATTTACCTGTTAAACTTCAGTTTGGGTTGTTTTCTGGTCCATCTTTGATACCTTCTCCTGTGCCGGCAATACAAATTGGTTCCATCCAGATGCCTCTCCACATCCATCTACCTCTTGGTCAATCCTTTACTTGCATGGATCCATCACAGCCTCCAGTGTTCCAGTTTGGCCAGATGCAGTATACATCTCCTATCTCACAGGGAATATTGCCCATGCCCCCCCAATCAATGTCTTTTATTAAGCCTAACATGCAGGCCCAATTTAATCTGAATCAGAGGGCTGGAGACTCTATGTATAATCAGCCTGCTCGAGATGTTTCTTCCCAGAATGTGGCAGAATTTGAGTTAAACAAGCTTCCAGGTCTCGTTTCGGGACTGCCTGAGCAATCTCATGGGAGCCTTTCCATGGGAATTAATTCTGTTTTGGAAGCAGACAGCCGTGCTGACCATAATATTGGTCGTATGACTTTTGTCTCAAGTGCTACTGATAAAGAAATGAAATCAAAATCTCTACCCCGAATGGAAGAAGAAGGAGATTATGGCTTAGCTCCAAAGAATTATTCACCATCATCCGAAGAAAAGGAATCTGAAAGTCAGATGAAGATCATGCAACAGCCAGTTCAGGCTGCTTCCAGGCATAAAATTTTCAGTGGACCTAGACGTCTTGATCGATTTTATGGTGGCAGGAGAAACAATAATTCCTATATACTCAGACATGCAGATACCAGATCATCTTTCACTACTCATGGCATGCCCGCGAATTCAACTGGCTTTCCGAGAAGGTCTCAACGAACTGCTCAACACACTGAATTCCGGATTCGGGAGAACATTGGCAGGGGGAAAGGACCTCTGATGGTTTCGTTTAAAGATTCAGACTTAGATGATAATCCAAGTTATACAGGAAAGGCCATGGGAGATTTTAGAAGAAGTTGGTCCAAGAGAGGTACCATTTCTAATAGACCTCTGAAGCACAGAACTAAAGTAGAAGTCTCTGATAATATTGATTCCCAGGTGGTCAATCCTGGAGACATGGTAGCAAAAGAGATGGGGAAAAATGTATCTTTTAAGAGCCGAAACATTTCCTACCCCAGTGAAGCAAATTTACCCAAAAAAGTTTCTGAGGATGTTGATGCTCCCTTGCTGAAGGGCATTGTTCGTGTTTACGAACAACCTGGTATAGAAGCTCCCAGCGATGAGGATGATTTTATTGAAGTCAGATCCAAAAGACAAATGTTGAATGATCGACGTGACCAAAGGGAAAAGGAAATCAAAGCGAAATCAATCACCACAAAG AGGGAAAAAATTAAAGCAAAGTCACACACCACACAG CAGCCACCTTGCAAATTGCATGCTCCGAAACCAAATTCCATTGTCTCAGGAGGCACAAGTAAGCTCGCCATGCCATATGAGAACCAAGAATCTTGCTTGGATGTTACTGTCTCGGAGAGCCATCAGTTGGCACACGATGAAGTATCAACAGGGTTTGCCACATCTGTTTTCCAACCTCTGGCCCCAATTGGCACTCCTATAAATTC TGTATCTAGTGGCGAAAAAGGATGTGAGAGTAAAAACAATGGAACAAACCAAATCCAATTGTCATCGACTTCTTGGAGCACTTCAGGGATTAACCAACAG ACCAAACTTGAGGAGGCTATGAAACCTATGCGATACAATTCACACAATTCTATTGTTGGAGATCATTCCAGCACAGCTAGTAATGCTATCTTGCCAACAAAGTCCATTTCGGCCAAGGAGAAAACATTTTCCTCTGGTGCATGTCCAATCAATTCCTTGCTTGCTGGAGAGAAAATTCAATTTG GTGCTGTGACATCTCCTTCTGTTCTTCCTCCTAGTAGCCGTGCAGTATCACATGGGATTGTTGCTCCAGGTTCTAATCGAAACGATGTGCCAATATCTCGCAACTTTTCAGTGGCTGAAAATGGTAGTTCTCTTTTTTTCGGAAAGGAAAACCATTCCACTGATGGTTGTGTTCCATTACAAGATTGTGAGGCTGAAGCTTCTGCTTCTGCTTCTGCTTCTGCTTCTGCTTCTGCCatctatgttgatgatttagTCAGGAATGGGTTGGGGCTATTAAGTGCGGCTAATGTTCCAGATACCAAAACTTTTACCGGTCCTGATATTGATGTCATTACCACAG GTGTAATCGGAGGTCAGCAATTGGTAAATGAATCAAAAGGTGAGGAGTTGCTAACCGTATCCCTTCCAGCAGATCTCTCTGTCGAGACAACTCAAATCTCCGTGTGGTCACCATTGCCAAGTTCTTCTGGCCAGATGCCTTCTCATTTTTCTAGTGGTCCATCCCACTTACCTTTTTATGAGGTAAATCCAATGTTGGGCAGTCCACTTCTTGCTTTTGGTCCGCATGAGGAATCTTCTGGCTCATTATCACATCCACAAAGGAGTACAGCACCCAGTTCAGGACCTATTGGTAACTGGCAGCAATGGCATTCTGATGTGGACTCATTTTATAATCCTCCAGCTGGGTGCCGTCTAATTAATCAATCTGGAGGTATTCCTGGTGTTCAGGGGGGCCCACATATGGTTGTCTACAATCATTTTGCTCCAGTTGGTCAATTTGGTCAATATGGACAATTCGGTTTGAGTTTTATGGGAACCACCTTCATCCCTTCTGGACAAACTTCAACTTCTGTTCAAGTTAATGATGGAGACATACATAGCATAAATACGACATCCACTGAGCATAATGCTTCCAATATGATGGCTCCTATTCGGCATCTTGCCCCTGGATCTCCACTTATGCCTATGGCCTCACCCTTACCCATGTTTAATTTATCTCCATTTCAG TCTGCCCCTGATATGTCTGTCCAAGCTCAATGGGGGCATATTCCCATTTCCAATGGTTCAGTCTCGACGACCTTGCAGCCGCAAGTAGAAGCTGAATTTCCTTCGCAAGTCAATCATGGGCATTCCGTCGACCACCCTGTTAATGTTAGTATGTTTGCTGAACCTCAGATCCAAACAACGTCAGACAATGTCCCAAGTTTTTCTGTTGCCACAGAATCAAACATGGCCCCATTTTCTGCTGAACTTGGGCTAGTAGATTCAATGAGATCCCCTGGGGTTGTCGCATCTGGGCAGAGTATGGTGATTCATAGCTCTTCTTATGCTGACAATGCTGAATCTGGTGAGGCTGGCACGCCTCCTGAGGATAGCCTTGGCAATCATAGTAGCAAACACCGGAACACAAGTTCTGTAAAGACTCAAATTCTACAGAAGAATCTGCCCATCCAACAGGTTAAGCCTGCTGGTCACAGTCATCAAAGAGGGGGTGTTGCTCACAGGAACAATGCTGGAAATGAATGGTCACATCGTAGGACTGGTTTCCATGGAAGGAGCCATTCCAGTGGTGTGGATAGGGGTTTTCCtgcttcaaaaataaaacaaatatacgTGGCTAAAACATAG